A single genomic interval of Syntrophobotulus glycolicus DSM 8271 harbors:
- a CDS encoding VanZ family protein encodes MRRYNRKIQSVFLYAILIFYIILFLSIVVFKYVSPFELFNENRTVYRSINILPFQSIKNYLIGTVDVSHTVAFNNIFGNIVLFIPLGIYLLLFKKNKKVFASFVSVFVISLSIEIVQYIFGIGATDIDDILLNCVGGIVGILSYKLLTVFIKEHSKIRTVIMICSSIIGIPLFVITSLLLMNR; translated from the coding sequence ATGCGCAGATACAACAGAAAAATTCAATCAGTTTTTTTATATGCTATTTTAATTTTTTATATAATTTTATTTTTATCAATAGTAGTTTTTAAGTATGTTTCACCATTTGAATTGTTTAATGAAAATAGGACGGTATATAGAAGTATTAACATCTTGCCTTTTCAGTCTATAAAAAACTATTTGATAGGGACAGTTGACGTTTCACATACAGTTGCCTTTAACAATATATTCGGGAATATTGTGTTGTTTATCCCTTTAGGTATTTATTTACTATTGTTCAAGAAAAATAAGAAGGTGTTCGCAAGTTTTGTTTCTGTTTTCGTTATTAGTTTATCTATCGAAATTGTACAGTATATTTTTGGTATTGGAGCAACCGATATAGACGATATACTGCTCAATTGTGTAGGTGGAATCGTCGGAATTTTAAGCTATAAACTTTTAACTGTCTTTATAAAAGAGCACAGTAAAATCCGAACCGTAATTATGATATGTAGTTCGATTATAGGAATCCCATTATTTGTTATAACATCACTTTTGCTAATGAATCGTTGA
- a CDS encoding pyridoxamine 5'-phosphate oxidase family protein has product MLKNAAQTIGDLIDKQNVSFISSIDVEGFPYTKAMLSPRKREGIKTFYFTTNTSSMRVAQYRENPKACIYFCDKRFFRGAMLKGFMEVLEDIESKEMIWQEGDTMYYHKGATDPDYCVLKFTAQSGRYYSNFHSEDFIIE; this is encoded by the coding sequence ATGTTGAAAAATGCAGCACAAACAATTGGAGATTTGATTGATAAACAGAACGTTTCATTTATAAGTTCTATAGATGTTGAGGGGTTTCCTTATACAAAAGCCATGCTGTCCCCAAGAAAACGTGAAGGGATTAAAACTTTCTACTTTACAACCAATACTTCTTCAATGCGTGTGGCTCAATATCGTGAAAACCCTAAAGCATGTATTTATTTTTGCGACAAACGATTTTTTCGGGGGGCTATGCTGAAAGGCTTTATGGAAGTGCTGGAAGACATCGAAAGTAAAGAAATGATTTGGCAGGAGGGCGATACAATGTATTACCACAAAGGAGCTACCGATCCCGATTATTGTGTTTTGAAATTTACCGCTCAATCAGGCCGATATTATTCGAACTTTCATTCCGAGGACTTTATTATTGAATAG
- a CDS encoding ABC transporter ATP-binding protein: MELTIQKLTKRYKDKTAVNNVSLTLTPGVWGLLGANGAGKTTLMRMVAGILTPTSGKVQYDGIEIKALGEAYRDVFGYLPQNFGFYPEFTVADYLQYMASLKGLPQKETNQKIDELLHRLTLTDVRNKHIRKLSGGMQRRVGIAQALLNDPDILILDEPTSGLDPGERIRFRNILSEFAQQRIVLISTHIVSDVEYIANRNAIMKDGQIIAVGTTDELVKTMDGKVWQSTIPAEQLHHYERTVRVVTVRNEEGGSVSVRYVSESPSLPDSQNAAPRLEDLYLWLFRGEEAVKEDAV, from the coding sequence ATGGAGCTTACGATTCAAAAACTTACCAAACGGTACAAGGATAAAACCGCCGTAAACAATGTAAGCCTGACGCTTACCCCCGGCGTATGGGGGCTTCTCGGTGCAAACGGCGCAGGGAAAACAACCTTGATGCGCATGGTGGCCGGTATATTAACGCCTACTTCCGGCAAAGTCCAGTACGACGGTATTGAAATTAAGGCATTGGGCGAAGCCTATCGGGATGTTTTTGGCTATCTGCCGCAGAACTTTGGATTTTACCCGGAATTTACGGTAGCGGACTATCTGCAATATATGGCTTCGCTGAAAGGACTGCCCCAAAAGGAAACCAATCAAAAAATAGACGAGCTGCTTCACAGGCTAACCCTTACGGATGTTCGGAACAAACACATCCGCAAACTGTCAGGCGGGATGCAACGCAGAGTAGGGATTGCCCAGGCGCTTTTGAACGACCCGGATATTTTGATTCTGGACGAACCTACAAGCGGCCTTGACCCCGGTGAGCGCATACGCTTCCGAAATATATTATCGGAGTTTGCACAACAGCGTATTGTCTTGATTTCTACTCATATTGTTTCTGATGTTGAGTATATCGCAAACCGCAACGCCATTATGAAGGACGGACAAATTATTGCGGTCGGCACCACAGACGAGCTTGTGAAAACGATGGACGGCAAGGTATGGCAAAGCACGATTCCAGCGGAACAGCTTCATCATTACGAGCGTACCGTCCGGGTTGTTACCGTCCGCAATGAAGAAGGCGGGAGCGTATCAGTACGGTATGTTTCGGAAAGTCCGAGTTTGCCGGATTCACAAAACGCCGCCCCGCGCCTTGAGGACTTATATCTGTGGCTGTTCCGTGGTGAGGAAGCCGTAAAGGAGGATGCAGTATGA
- a CDS encoding winged helix-turn-helix transcriptional regulator, producing the protein MKIRDEYTCPLELTHDITKGKWKPIILWQLGKGKSSLSQLERDIKGINQKMLLEQLKELLDYGMIAKQSFEGYPLKVEYSLTGRGQKLLEAVTIMQGVGIELMKENGMEDVLKKNGFLG; encoded by the coding sequence ATGAAAATACGGGATGAATATACCTGCCCTTTGGAGCTGACACATGACATAACAAAGGGTAAATGGAAGCCTATTATTTTATGGCAGCTTGGAAAAGGAAAAAGTTCATTATCACAGCTTGAGCGTGACATAAAAGGAATTAATCAGAAAATGCTTTTGGAACAGCTAAAGGAATTGCTTGATTACGGAATGATTGCCAAGCAGTCTTTTGAGGGATACCCCTTAAAAGTAGAATATTCCTTAACCGGACGAGGCCAGAAACTGCTTGAAGCTGTTACAATTATGCAGGGCGTAGGAATCGAGCTCATGAAAGAAAACGGTATGGAGGATGTTCTAAAAAAGAATGGCTTTCTCGGTTAA
- a CDS encoding VOC family protein, whose translation MSRERDNRPKINMINIVIDCADAGIMADFYSKLLGWEWTHPQENGWSAITSPTGSVIAFQEVEGYEPPVWPWQPGKQGQMLHLDLCMNNLEEGVKHALECGATEASQQFFSTSRTMLDPSGHPFCIDTEDEEAEQ comes from the coding sequence ATGAGCAGAGAAAGAGACAATCGCCCTAAAATCAACATGATAAACATTGTCATTGACTGTGCTGACGCAGGAATAATGGCTGATTTTTATAGCAAGCTTTTGGGGTGGGAGTGGACCCATCCGCAGGAAAATGGATGGTCCGCCATTACCTCTCCTACAGGCTCAGTGATTGCTTTCCAAGAGGTAGAAGGCTATGAACCTCCTGTTTGGCCGTGGCAACCAGGTAAACAAGGGCAAATGCTTCATCTTGATCTATGCATGAACAACCTTGAAGAAGGTGTTAAACACGCGCTTGAATGTGGTGCGACAGAAGCTAGCCAACAGTTTTTCAGCACATCCAGAACCATGCTGGACCCTTCCGGTCATCCTTTTTGCATCGATACTGAAGACGAGGAGGCAGAACAATGA
- a CDS encoding RNA polymerase sigma factor → MNSDEQLEFWIQQYAERLTYLAYTYVRDQTLSQDVVQEAFINAYRSIRRLRNPNNPLSWLMKIVINECHNVSRKKGWRQVTFENFPQQQTPSAEDEYFQNSRHQEVHLAILSLPETYRTPIVLFYFEERSVQEIADILNLNSGAVRTRLVRGRNKLYEELKKKGEQNEFGGSYSGDKATIHFR, encoded by the coding sequence ATGAATAGCGACGAGCAATTAGAGTTTTGGATACAGCAGTATGCGGAACGCTTAACATATTTGGCATACACATATGTTCGTGATCAGACACTATCACAGGATGTTGTTCAAGAGGCATTCATAAATGCATATCGGTCAATACGGCGTTTAAGGAACCCTAATAATCCTCTTTCTTGGCTTATGAAAATAGTAATTAACGAGTGTCATAACGTATCAAGGAAAAAGGGTTGGCGGCAAGTTACATTTGAAAATTTTCCTCAACAACAAACTCCGAGTGCAGAGGATGAATATTTTCAGAATTCTCGGCATCAAGAAGTACACCTGGCAATTTTATCCCTTCCTGAAACCTATAGAACTCCGATTGTCCTGTTTTATTTCGAGGAACGCTCAGTGCAAGAAATCGCAGATATACTAAACCTTAATTCTGGTGCAGTAAGAACGAGATTAGTTCGTGGTCGAAATAAACTATATGAGGAATTAAAAAAAAAGGGTGAGCAAAATGAATTTGGAGGATCTTATTCGGGAGACAAAGCCACTATACATTTCCGTTAA
- a CDS encoding ABC transporter permease translates to MNRMIALELKRVAKTRSTWILAAGALLLSVVMALLVISFARHWNLDESGTEVRLSGREAIQANQEMLKPIEGELTPERIRAAFETYHEVYETYGAKMEDIPKDIYYQKLAPINAILNSIREVYVDKSTGIPVPLYEISPEEAANFYEQRTERLTDYISYEYKDSPDAVEQALTMNEKVKAPFYYVYGVGDSDTSEYLTMCIFLLVMLCTVIAAPIFSADYQSGADDILRCTKHGRRRLAVVKLLSAILLTTAIFAVCVTAFILISYAAFGWDSLKTTLQVAFSAISFVPFTVGEANTLVVFSGLLTFLATVCFTLFLSTKFKNPITVLGLAIGSCLLPTILSFAGSGANIENWIRLCLPSGGVGLRNSFFFELTEFNFLPLGPISVWTPYIIPVAAGIEIFLFFILAIRSYSRHEAS, encoded by the coding sequence ATGAACCGCATGATTGCTTTAGAATTGAAACGTGTGGCAAAAACCCGCTCTACATGGATACTGGCGGCGGGGGCGCTGCTGCTGTCGGTTGTAATGGCCCTTTTGGTTATCTCCTTTGCGCGCCATTGGAACCTTGATGAAAGCGGTACGGAAGTAAGGCTGTCCGGCAGAGAAGCAATACAGGCCAATCAGGAAATGCTGAAACCCATTGAGGGAGAGCTTACGCCGGAACGAATACGCGCCGCTTTTGAAACCTACCATGAGGTATACGAAACCTACGGAGCAAAGATGGAGGATATACCAAAAGACATATACTATCAAAAATTAGCGCCAATCAATGCGATATTGAATAGCATCCGTGAGGTGTATGTGGATAAGTCCACGGGCATCCCTGTACCACTGTATGAGATTTCACCGGAAGAAGCGGCCAATTTTTATGAGCAACGCACGGAGCGCCTTACGGACTATATATCATACGAATATAAAGATTCTCCCGATGCTGTCGAACAGGCTCTTACCATGAACGAGAAAGTAAAAGCGCCGTTCTATTATGTGTATGGCGTTGGGGACAGTGACACATCGGAGTATCTGACCATGTGCATTTTCCTGTTGGTTATGCTATGCACAGTCATTGCCGCACCAATCTTTTCTGCTGACTACCAAAGCGGCGCGGATGATATTTTGCGTTGCACAAAGCATGGGCGGCGGCGTTTGGCGGTTGTAAAGCTGTTGTCTGCCATTCTGCTTACTACCGCGATTTTTGCGGTCTGTGTAACTGCGTTTATCTTGATTTCATATGCCGCGTTCGGTTGGGATAGCCTGAAAACAACGCTGCAAGTGGCGTTTTCCGCAATTTCCTTTGTTCCGTTTACCGTAGGAGAAGCCAATACGCTGGTTGTCTTTTCCGGCCTGCTTACTTTCCTTGCGACGGTATGCTTTACGCTGTTTCTCTCAACTAAATTCAAAAATCCGATTACCGTGTTGGGGCTTGCCATTGGAAGCTGTTTGTTGCCTACAATTCTGTCTTTCGCCGGAAGCGGCGCCAATATTGAAAATTGGATCAGGCTGTGCTTGCCGTCGGGGGGAGTTGGGCTTAGAAACAGCTTTTTCTTTGAACTGACCGAATTTAACTTTTTACCTCTTGGGCCGATCAGCGTCTGGACACCATACATTATCCCGGTGGCGGCAGGGATAGAGATTTTCTTATTCTTTATTCTTGCGATACGCTCTTATTCCCGGCATGAAGCTTCCTAA
- a CDS encoding DUF4179 domain-containing protein, which translates to MNLEDLIRETKPLYISVNQEEMTKNVFKAIRNQTQCTRKYKSSWLKRCGVVASITVLAMGGTFASGFVSPAIASMLSQIPLINTAYNLLENPALSPKGVRQAVTQGFDIKVNQVSSNNGITLTINNAYCAPNEFAFDMVASFSSNVTESPIIRTSDMQISINGTRKLYNLDGGTFEPTADGKYAGIVHFDAHNMQPYSLLPNQFNLEVSITKIGNITGQWNFIVPLSSKDVKNATKVFEPMITKTFNSITFTVQKVMVAPSEIEIDCELKQPLTIIDASTPHLKQLAAYDQAGNRLSGGIVTISKAQRNGNSNIIKITAKYTPPTEPLSNLTVKADGGLNGLSIPFAMQYSQ; encoded by the coding sequence ATGAATTTGGAGGATCTTATTCGGGAGACAAAGCCACTATACATTTCCGTTAATCAAGAGGAAATGACAAAAAACGTTTTTAAAGCAATTAGAAATCAAACGCAATGTACCAGAAAATATAAAAGTTCGTGGCTCAAAAGATGCGGTGTAGTCGCAAGCATCACAGTTTTGGCGATGGGAGGCACCTTTGCATCCGGCTTTGTCTCCCCCGCTATAGCAAGTATGCTATCTCAAATACCACTTATCAACACGGCATATAACCTGCTAGAGAACCCAGCATTATCACCAAAAGGAGTAAGACAAGCTGTTACACAAGGTTTTGATATCAAAGTGAACCAAGTTAGTTCCAATAATGGAATTACCTTAACAATTAACAATGCGTATTGTGCTCCTAATGAGTTCGCTTTTGACATGGTTGCATCTTTCAGCTCGAACGTTACAGAAAGCCCTATAATTCGCACAAGTGATATGCAGATATCGATTAATGGAACACGTAAACTTTATAACCTTGATGGAGGTACGTTTGAGCCGACAGCGGATGGCAAGTACGCGGGGATAGTACACTTCGATGCCCATAATATGCAACCATATTCTTTGCTGCCGAATCAGTTCAACCTTGAAGTTTCTATTACTAAAATTGGCAATATAACAGGACAATGGAATTTCATAGTTCCATTGTCCTCAAAAGATGTAAAAAACGCAACAAAAGTATTTGAACCGATGATAACTAAGACCTTTAATAGCATCACTTTCACTGTACAAAAAGTAATGGTAGCGCCCAGTGAAATCGAGATTGACTGTGAACTAAAACAACCACTTACAATTATCGATGCAAGCACACCTCATTTGAAGCAACTTGCGGCTTATGATCAAGCGGGCAATAGACTTTCTGGTGGCATTGTAACCATTTCGAAGGCACAGAGAAATGGAAACAGCAATATCATCAAGATTACGGCCAAATATACACCGCCCACTGAACCACTTAGCAATTTAACTGTTAAAGCAGATGGCGGACTAAACGGACTGTCTATCCCTTTCGCAATGCAATATTCTCAATAG
- a CDS encoding RNA polymerase sigma factor yields MIHEDELLQKIRDGDSASLDKLVVFYYPDILRYCLWHTPNRQTAEDATQDTFLKAIRHLDAYVHRGQFRAYLYKIAANVCIDYSRKKTMEQLPDDLQEYDSHLEQIESDANFLWLLRGLPDEQREVVLLRFVHDLKVREIAEIIGVPMRTVQSRLRSALKRIERDFGKEER; encoded by the coding sequence TTGATACATGAAGATGAGTTGCTACAAAAAATTAGAGATGGTGATAGCGCCAGTCTGGATAAACTTGTTGTCTTTTATTATCCAGACATTCTTCGCTATTGCTTATGGCATACACCAAACAGGCAGACGGCCGAGGATGCAACACAGGATACTTTTTTGAAAGCCATCCGACACCTTGATGCGTATGTCCATCGCGGCCAATTTAGGGCGTACCTTTACAAAATCGCCGCCAATGTGTGCATTGATTATAGCCGAAAAAAGACTATGGAACAGTTGCCGGATGATTTGCAGGAATACGACAGCCACTTGGAACAGATTGAATCGGATGCAAATTTTTTGTGGCTGCTGCGCGGCTTACCCGACGAACAACGGGAAGTTGTTCTGTTACGCTTCGTACACGACTTGAAAGTCAGGGAAATCGCGGAGATCATCGGTGTACCAATGCGCACAGTACAATCCCGGTTGCGGAGCGCACTTAAAAGAATTGAAAGAGATTTTGGTAAGGAGGAAAGATAG
- a CDS encoding prevent-host-death protein — MNINTNSLVSITEANQNFSKVTRLVDENGVAVILKNNVPRYIITEFSQFQAEQVTDNEDVKSVASRLITKHRAAFEELAK, encoded by the coding sequence ATGAACATTAACACAAATAGCCTGGTATCCATTACCGAGGCCAACCAGAATTTCTCCAAGGTGACCCGCCTGGTTGATGAGAATGGTGTAGCAGTTATTTTGAAAAATAATGTGCCGCGTTATATTATTACCGAATTCAGCCAATTCCAGGCCGAGCAGGTAACGGATAACGAAGATGTGAAAAGCGTCGCCAGCCGACTGATTACCAAGCACCGCGCCGCATTCGAGGAACTGGCCAAATGA